Proteins encoded within one genomic window of Vicinamibacterales bacterium:
- a CDS encoding HlyD family efflux transporter periplasmic adaptor subunit, whose product MKRRWWLTGLVLSVLALAGGVGVRQLRLTADEVPTVKVTRGDLDLSVHCTGELRPGRSAMVVAPAVAGTLQIVRLVPSGSAVKAGDVLVEFDPSEQEFNQDQSRSELEQAEQELVRLRAEAAVQAAQDRVAALKARFAVRRAELDLGARDLLGAIELRKDELTLEEARRRLAQLEQDVQSKTSSSRAAAAVLEAKRDKARVSMGQARQNIENMTLRAPLDGVVVLRQNMDASGGMFYSGMSLPEYRAGDMVWSGRSIADVHDTGTLELQTKINEADRANLSPGQKAEVRVDGLPGGTFPATIRTISGMAVRGFFFDNDVRRKFDATLVLTGRDPRLRPGLSAEIVISGQQLKGALYVPRQALYEKGGKPVVYARGAHGFEPRTVKIAFRTESRAVVEGLAQGTEVALIDPEARAKTAGKAAAAPVPAAQGGRR is encoded by the coding sequence GTGAAGCGCCGCTGGTGGCTGACCGGCCTCGTCCTCAGCGTCCTCGCGCTCGCAGGGGGCGTGGGTGTCCGGCAACTTCGACTCACCGCCGATGAGGTGCCGACGGTGAAGGTCACCCGGGGTGATCTGGACCTCAGCGTACACTGCACCGGGGAACTTCGGCCGGGGCGTAGCGCGATGGTCGTTGCCCCGGCGGTGGCGGGGACGCTGCAAATCGTCCGACTCGTGCCGTCGGGAAGCGCGGTGAAGGCGGGCGACGTGCTGGTGGAGTTCGACCCGAGTGAGCAGGAGTTCAATCAGGATCAGAGTCGATCGGAGTTGGAGCAGGCCGAGCAGGAACTCGTCCGGCTCAGGGCGGAGGCGGCCGTCCAGGCCGCGCAGGACCGGGTAGCCGCGCTGAAGGCGCGGTTTGCAGTCAGGCGCGCGGAACTCGACCTCGGGGCGCGTGACCTGCTTGGCGCGATTGAACTGCGGAAGGACGAACTCACCCTCGAAGAGGCCAGGCGACGGCTCGCTCAACTGGAGCAGGATGTTCAGTCGAAGACGTCGAGCAGTCGGGCGGCCGCGGCCGTGCTGGAAGCCAAGCGTGACAAGGCGCGGGTCTCGATGGGGCAGGCGCGCCAGAATATCGAGAACATGACGCTTCGCGCCCCACTCGACGGTGTGGTCGTGCTCCGGCAGAACATGGACGCGTCCGGCGGCATGTTCTACTCGGGAATGTCGCTGCCGGAATACCGCGCCGGCGACATGGTGTGGTCGGGCCGGAGCATCGCGGATGTCCACGACACCGGAACGCTCGAACTCCAGACGAAGATCAACGAGGCCGATCGGGCGAATCTGTCGCCCGGGCAGAAGGCCGAAGTGCGCGTGGACGGTCTGCCGGGGGGGACGTTTCCGGCCACCATCAGGACGATCAGCGGCATGGCAGTCCGCGGGTTCTTCTTCGACAACGACGTGCGACGCAAGTTCGACGCGACGCTCGTCCTCACCGGGCGCGATCCGCGCCTACGGCCCGGACTGTCGGCGGAGATCGTGATCAGTGGTCAGCAACTGAAGGGCGCCCTGTACGTGCCGCGTCAGGCGTTGTACGAGAAGGGCGGCAAACCCGTGGTCTATGCCCGCGGGGCGCACGGGTTCGAGCCTCGGACGGTGAAGATTGCGTTCCGGACGGAGAGTCGGGCGGTCGTCGAAGGCCTGGCACAGGGAACCGAAGTGGCGCTCATCGATCCCGAAGCCCGGGCGAAGACCGCGGGCAAGGCTGCCGCGGCGCCGGTTCCGGCGGCGCAGGGGGGGCGTCGATGA
- a CDS encoding HlyD family efflux transporter periplasmic adaptor subunit: MTTIRVHGTVEAVRSWVVSAPRMAGSGAGPLVVTKLVTPGTQVKRGDRLVEFDRQAQLKAAQDRRSDHLDLIAQIRKKQAEQDVARAKDDTELVQAEHDVERARLEILRNEMLSRIAAEKNEQALQEATATLEQLRATFALKRQAAKAELRILEIQRDRALASARHAESNAMKMSIVSPIDGLVVLKTTWKSGRMGEVQEGEEVRPGVPILEVVSRAGMQVRARINQADAHRLQVGMPARVGLDAYAGFSLPGRLEQLTPVAGASDMSPRVRVMVGLVSVSGDDPRLMPDLSAGVDIEVARVNRVLVVPRDALVKDGAHWFVTEAGGARRQVDVSTWNDVEAVVRSGLEEGARIRRQPVSRSSSLSPNSRSSRLAGRAPRAGTSATNHCYGTLAAGRGAS, translated from the coding sequence GTGACCACGATTCGGGTCCATGGCACGGTGGAGGCCGTCCGATCCTGGGTCGTCTCGGCGCCGCGAATGGCTGGATCCGGCGCAGGCCCGCTGGTCGTCACCAAACTCGTCACGCCCGGCACCCAGGTCAAACGGGGCGACCGGCTGGTCGAGTTCGATCGTCAGGCGCAGCTCAAGGCAGCCCAGGACCGTCGCTCGGACCACCTCGACCTCATCGCCCAGATCCGCAAGAAGCAGGCGGAACAGGACGTGGCGCGCGCAAAGGATGACACCGAGTTGGTGCAGGCAGAGCACGATGTCGAACGCGCCCGGCTCGAGATCCTGCGGAACGAGATGCTGTCGCGAATCGCGGCGGAGAAGAACGAACAGGCGCTCCAGGAGGCGACCGCCACACTCGAACAGCTGCGCGCCACGTTCGCACTCAAACGGCAGGCGGCGAAGGCCGAGTTGCGCATCCTCGAGATCCAGCGTGACCGGGCGCTCGCGTCGGCTCGTCACGCCGAGTCGAACGCGATGAAGATGTCGATCGTGTCGCCTATCGATGGCCTGGTCGTGCTGAAGACCACCTGGAAAAGCGGTCGCATGGGCGAAGTGCAGGAAGGCGAAGAGGTCCGGCCGGGCGTGCCCATCCTCGAGGTCGTGAGCCGTGCGGGAATGCAGGTCCGGGCGCGCATCAACCAGGCGGACGCGCACCGGCTGCAGGTGGGAATGCCCGCGCGCGTCGGGCTCGACGCGTACGCGGGCTTCTCGCTGCCGGGCCGGCTCGAACAGTTGACGCCAGTGGCCGGCGCCAGCGACATGTCGCCTCGGGTGCGGGTCATGGTCGGCCTCGTGTCTGTGTCCGGTGACGACCCCCGCCTCATGCCGGACCTGTCGGCGGGGGTGGACATCGAGGTGGCGCGGGTCAATCGCGTGCTGGTCGTGCCGAGAGACGCCCTGGTAAAGGACGGCGCGCACTGGTTCGTCACCGAGGCGGGTGGAGCGAGGCGGCAGGTCGACGTGAGCACGTGGAACGACGTCGAGGCCGTCGTGCGGTCCGGCCTTGAAGAAGGGGCCCGCATCAGGCGGCAGCCAGTGTCCCGTAGCAGTAGTCTGTCACCGAATTCCCGGTCGTCGCGCCTTGCCGGCCGGGCGCCGCGCGCCGGGACTTCGGCAACGAACCACTGTTACGGGACACTTGCTGCGGGACGAGGTGCGTCGTGA
- a CDS encoding ABC transporter permease, which produces MTAARLFHAAPDLKLGLESLLLHKLRSLLTMLGMIFGVAAVVSMLSIGAGAQQQVMAFIEDLGVRNLIVEAREAGDRQALDRVRKRSAGLSFQDLRVIRANVDQIAASTARKKFAPSKMLPRPQGEMPTVYGVDARYQEIARLRLTEGRFFDATDMDRAAAVCVLGQSVRVSLFGAGEAVGEYLKANEQWYRVIGVVEPQVSAQTDVAGVPAQDRNNLVYVPLAAAVLRTEDSYSYLRDEIDGIYMQMQPTADPVATATVVRGILSVAHGQADDFSVIVPAELLAQQRRTQRVFDMVMVALASISLLVGGIGIMNIMLATILERTREIGTRRAVGARRGDIVRQFLVETILISFVGGVLGILFGVGMSRLIAWLAGWSTIVTLGSILLAFLVSVSVGLVFGVYPAIKAARLDPVEALHSE; this is translated from the coding sequence ATGACGGCCGCCCGATTGTTCCACGCGGCGCCGGATCTGAAACTCGGCCTCGAGAGCCTGCTGCTTCACAAGCTTCGCTCGTTGCTGACGATGCTTGGCATGATCTTCGGTGTGGCCGCCGTCGTCTCGATGTTGTCGATTGGTGCAGGTGCGCAGCAGCAGGTGATGGCGTTCATCGAGGACCTCGGAGTCCGGAACCTGATTGTGGAGGCGCGCGAAGCGGGTGACCGGCAGGCGCTCGACCGGGTGCGGAAGCGGTCGGCAGGCCTGTCGTTCCAGGACCTGCGCGTGATCCGCGCCAATGTCGATCAGATCGCGGCCTCCACGGCGCGAAAGAAGTTCGCGCCGTCGAAGATGCTGCCGAGGCCGCAAGGCGAGATGCCGACGGTGTACGGCGTGGACGCCCGCTATCAGGAGATCGCCAGGCTTCGACTGACCGAAGGGCGGTTTTTCGACGCCACCGACATGGACCGCGCGGCGGCGGTGTGCGTGCTGGGGCAGTCGGTGCGCGTGAGCCTGTTCGGGGCAGGCGAGGCGGTCGGTGAGTATCTGAAGGCCAATGAGCAGTGGTATCGCGTGATTGGGGTCGTCGAGCCCCAAGTCAGCGCACAGACCGATGTGGCCGGCGTACCGGCGCAGGACCGCAACAACCTGGTCTATGTACCGCTGGCAGCGGCGGTGCTCCGCACGGAGGATTCCTATTCGTACTTGCGAGACGAGATTGACGGCATCTACATGCAGATGCAGCCGACGGCCGATCCCGTCGCGACGGCGACCGTCGTCCGTGGCATCCTGAGCGTCGCCCACGGACAGGCCGATGACTTCTCGGTCATCGTGCCGGCGGAGTTGCTCGCCCAGCAACGGCGCACGCAGCGGGTCTTCGACATGGTGATGGTCGCGCTTGCTTCCATCTCCCTGCTCGTCGGCGGGATCGGAATCATGAACATCATGCTCGCGACGATCCTCGAGCGGACCCGCGAAATCGGGACTCGCCGCGCCGTCGGCGCGCGACGCGGTGACATCGTCCGTCAGTTCCTGGTCGAGACGATTCTGATTTCGTTCGTGGGCGGGGTGCTGGGGATTCTGTTCGGTGTGGGGATGTCGCGCCTCATTGCCTGGCTCGCCGGCTGGTCCACCATCGTCACGCTCGGCTCGATCCTGCTCGCGTTTCTCGTGTCCGTGTCGGTCGGTCTCGTCTTCGGTGTCTACCCCGCCATCAAGGCCGCCCGCCTCGACCCCGTCGAAGCCCTGCACTCCGAGTGA
- a CDS encoding efflux RND transporter periplasmic adaptor subunit yields the protein MNGHPRRRWRVVGLVLLTTLGAAAWSGIQQYRAAASVPAASVARGAFVDEVTLRGEVRPLRSRVATAPALAGDLRIVSLVKNGSSVRRGDVIAQFDPATLQRTLEEKRSELRQAEGEIDKVRGETRLREEQDATDLTKARYDVERARLDVSTEDLISRVEADKFRLDLADAERRLKEIDSRLGANRRGAAADLDSRRQKRDKAAAEVAKAESDLLVLTLRAPDDGTVTLLDNWRAGGPMMGGTREFREGDRAWSGAGIAEVPDLSTVEVVVKVDEADRSRLGEGQSAVVRVDALPDRELQATVLAISTLAKVVFEGWPPTKQFEMRLRLVQPDARLRSGMSATARVAVERLEAVLVIPTKAVFQKGGRAVAYVRAGRSWQERFVTVNRRNVEQVVVTGGVAEGDRVALRDPTLPVEGGTR from the coding sequence GTGAACGGACACCCGCGACGACGATGGCGCGTGGTAGGGCTGGTGTTGCTGACGACGCTGGGCGCCGCGGCGTGGTCCGGGATCCAGCAGTACCGTGCGGCGGCGTCCGTGCCTGCCGCGTCGGTCGCGCGTGGCGCCTTCGTCGACGAAGTCACGCTGCGCGGCGAGGTGCGGCCCCTGCGTTCGCGTGTGGCCACCGCCCCGGCGCTGGCGGGCGACCTCCGCATCGTCAGCCTGGTGAAGAACGGGTCGAGCGTCCGACGGGGCGACGTAATCGCGCAGTTCGATCCCGCAACATTGCAGCGTACGTTGGAGGAGAAACGATCGGAGCTCAGGCAGGCCGAGGGGGAGATCGACAAAGTCCGGGGAGAGACCCGGTTGCGGGAAGAGCAGGACGCCACCGATCTGACCAAGGCGCGGTACGACGTTGAGCGCGCTCGGTTGGATGTCTCGACCGAAGACCTCATCTCGCGGGTGGAGGCGGACAAGTTCCGTCTCGATCTGGCTGACGCCGAACGGCGGCTGAAGGAGATCGATAGCCGGCTGGGGGCCAATCGTCGAGGAGCCGCGGCGGATCTCGACAGTCGCCGGCAGAAACGCGACAAGGCGGCCGCAGAGGTCGCGAAGGCCGAATCGGACCTGTTGGTGTTGACGCTGCGCGCGCCCGACGACGGCACCGTGACGCTGCTCGACAACTGGCGCGCCGGTGGTCCGATGATGGGTGGAACGCGGGAATTCCGCGAGGGCGATCGGGCATGGTCCGGGGCCGGCATCGCCGAAGTGCCAGACCTGTCAACGGTCGAAGTCGTCGTCAAGGTAGATGAGGCGGATCGCAGCCGGCTCGGTGAAGGGCAATCCGCCGTCGTGCGGGTGGACGCACTGCCAGACCGCGAGCTCCAAGCCACGGTCCTCGCCATCAGCACGTTGGCGAAGGTGGTGTTCGAGGGCTGGCCGCCGACCAAACAGTTCGAAATGCGGCTTCGCCTCGTGCAACCGGACGCGCGTCTTCGAAGCGGGATGAGCGCCACCGCGCGCGTGGCGGTCGAGCGACTGGAGGCGGTGCTCGTGATACCCACGAAGGCGGTGTTTCAGAAGGGCGGACGCGCCGTGGCGTACGTGAGGGCCGGCCGAAGCTGGCAGGAACGGTTTGTGACCGTCAACCGGCGGAATGTCGAGCAGGTGGTTGTCACGGGGGGCGTTGCGGAGGGGGATCGCGTGGCCCTGCGCGACCCAACGTTGCCAGTAGAAGGGGGGACACGGTGA